A single region of the Oenococcus kitaharae DSM 17330 genome encodes:
- a CDS encoding amino acid ABC transporter permease, with protein MMIIAASIFDAFTPSNINYLLGGLGITIGVSIISVIASLVIGAFVGVIMYEKVPFLSRYVTIINDVIRNLPLLLIIFFIYFVLPRIGLYLPVFWATVIAMTVFESTMLAEIIRGGLLAVPAGQTEGARSVGMSNAQALMHIVLPQGIKKMIPPIISQLISLVKDTSLAVGIVLAEMTFRGQIVYAQNSNYTIPVFIALAIMYFILNFGLSLIAKWFDRRMAA; from the coding sequence ATGATGATTATCGCTGCAAGTATATTTGACGCTTTTACACCAAGCAACATCAATTACCTTCTTGGAGGGCTTGGCATAACTATTGGTGTGTCGATTATTTCTGTGATTGCCAGTCTCGTGATTGGTGCTTTTGTTGGCGTGATTATGTACGAAAAAGTGCCATTTCTATCTCGTTACGTGACGATTATTAATGATGTTATACGTAATCTGCCTCTTCTATTGATTATCTTCTTCATTTACTTTGTGCTCCCGAGAATTGGCCTGTATCTGCCGGTTTTCTGGGCGACTGTGATTGCGATGACGGTTTTTGAGTCGACAATGCTGGCTGAAATTATTCGAGGCGGCCTGCTGGCAGTCCCGGCTGGCCAAACAGAAGGTGCACGATCAGTTGGGATGAGTAATGCCCAAGCTTTGATGCACATTGTGCTGCCGCAAGGCATCAAGAAGATGATTCCGCCAATCATTTCACAGCTGATTTCTTTGGTGAAGGATACCAGTTTGGCAGTTGGTATTGTGTTAGCTGAAATGACTTTCCGTGGGCAGATTGTTTATGCTCAAAATTCGAATTACACAATTCCAGTCTTCATTGCCCTGGCAATTATGTATTTCATTTTGAACTTTGGCCTGTCTCTGATTGCTAAATGGTTTGATCGTCGTATGGCAGCTTAA
- a CDS encoding amino acid ABC transporter permease, whose product MINLLTSNFGAFLTAFGYTVLSSIIALIASLILGTLFAILQIVPSRIARGIARIYVEVFRNIPLLIIVMFFYLVGTRVIALDGFTAGTIGLSLYTSAFIAETVRAGINAVDIGQTEGARANGLSFSQTLRIIVLPQAYKIAIPSLGNQFINLVKNSSILAFVAGGDLMYTANNVAAATFDSFNSYIIVGIFYLIITLPLSYYMKYLEAKTKGLAKEDS is encoded by the coding sequence ATGATAAATTTATTGACTTCTAATTTTGGTGCTTTTCTGACGGCTTTCGGTTATACGGTCTTGTCTAGTATTATTGCTCTGATTGCATCTTTGATTTTGGGGACACTTTTCGCAATTTTGCAGATCGTTCCGAGTCGGATTGCGCGCGGCATTGCCAGGATATATGTTGAGGTTTTCAGAAATATTCCTTTGCTGATTATCGTGATGTTTTTTTACCTTGTCGGTACACGGGTTATTGCGTTGGATGGTTTTACTGCAGGTACGATTGGGCTTTCCTTGTATACATCGGCCTTTATCGCAGAAACCGTCCGCGCTGGTATCAACGCTGTCGATATTGGCCAGACGGAAGGTGCTCGTGCTAACGGTTTGAGTTTTTCGCAAACTTTACGCATTATCGTCCTGCCGCAGGCTTACAAAATTGCGATTCCTTCTTTGGGAAACCAATTCATTAACTTGGTAAAAAACTCGTCAATTCTAGCTTTTGTGGCCGGTGGAGATTTGATGTATACAGCTAATAACGTGGCCGCTGCTACTTTTGATAGTTTTAACTCATATATTATTGTTGGTATTTTCTATCTGATTATTACCTTGCCTTTGAGTTATTACATGAAATATTTGGAAGCAAAAACTAAGGGATTGGCAAAGGAGGACTCATGA
- a CDS encoding transporter substrate-binding domain-containing protein, with product MEKAKKRRIGIITSIILTVVIILGVIFASAVAARNARHVDTWERVQRLGAIRWGVKADTKLFGLMNTKSGEPEGFDVDIAKALTVQLSKQSGVPMRADFTVVTSNTRIQLLKNANIDGFIATATITPEREKIIDFSNSYFKAGQAILVKDGSGIKNVRSLNNSKSTILGVVGSNSVINIKKFAPKARVLALGDYGQAMAALKAGQGQALTTDNGILYGLATENPGYSVVGGTFTTEPYGVAYDNHQTAMVKQTNRALKAIIANGTYNRLIRKWFRGVPGLNWRSLER from the coding sequence ATGGAAAAAGCAAAAAAAAGGCGAATCGGTATCATCACCTCGATCATCCTAACGGTTGTTATCATTTTAGGTGTCATTTTTGCTTCGGCTGTGGCAGCCAGAAATGCTCGGCATGTTGATACCTGGGAACGTGTTCAGCGTTTGGGCGCCATTCGCTGGGGCGTTAAGGCCGATACTAAATTATTCGGCTTAATGAATACCAAAAGCGGCGAGCCAGAAGGTTTTGATGTTGATATTGCTAAGGCTTTAACGGTTCAACTGTCAAAGCAGTCTGGTGTTCCGATGCGGGCTGATTTTACGGTAGTGACTTCAAATACTCGAATTCAGTTATTAAAAAATGCGAATATTGATGGTTTTATCGCCACGGCAACGATTACACCCGAACGTGAAAAAATCATTGATTTCTCAAACTCATATTTTAAAGCCGGACAAGCTATCTTGGTTAAGGACGGTTCTGGTATTAAAAATGTGCGTAGTTTGAATAATAGTAAATCGACAATTCTTGGTGTTGTTGGATCTAACTCTGTTATTAATATTAAAAAATTTGCTCCTAAAGCTCGAGTGTTGGCATTGGGCGATTATGGCCAGGCTATGGCTGCTTTAAAGGCCGGCCAAGGTCAGGCGCTCACAACTGATAATGGTATCTTATACGGGCTTGCCACAGAAAACCCCGGCTATTCAGTTGTCGGCGGCACTTTTACCACTGAGCCTTATGGTGTCGCTTACGATAATCATCAGACAGCCATGGTTAAGCAGACTAATCGCGCTTTAAAGGCAATTATTGCAAACGGTACGTATAACCGTTTGATCAGAAAATGGTTCCGTGGTGTTCCCGGACTGAACTGGAGGTCGCTTGAGAGATGA
- a CDS encoding amino acid ABC transporter ATP-binding protein — translation MIQFQDVEKYYGSFHALKKVNLTIDRGETVVLIGPSGSGKSTLIRAINGLEPIQEGHLTVNGFDIHDPKTDINKIRKRVGMVFQHFNLYNNKSVLENVMLAPRIVNHIPEEENEKYALDLLDRVGLKDKAGSMPSMLSGGQKQRVAIARSLAMKPLALLFDEPTSALDPEMIGDVLRIIQEIANDSDLTSLIVTHEMNFARKVANRVIFMADGQILEDSKTEDFFNKPTSERAQQFVDQVLDH, via the coding sequence ATGATCCAGTTTCAGGACGTAGAAAAATATTACGGTAGTTTTCACGCTTTGAAAAAAGTAAATCTGACCATTGATCGTGGCGAGACAGTTGTTTTGATCGGGCCATCAGGTTCCGGAAAATCAACCCTGATTCGGGCGATTAACGGTTTGGAACCAATTCAGGAAGGGCATCTGACCGTCAACGGTTTTGATATTCATGATCCGAAAACCGATATCAATAAGATTCGCAAACGTGTTGGTATGGTTTTTCAGCATTTTAACTTATACAACAATAAGTCGGTGCTGGAAAATGTCATGTTGGCTCCTAGAATTGTGAATCATATTCCGGAAGAGGAAAACGAAAAATATGCCTTAGATCTGCTTGATCGAGTTGGATTAAAAGACAAGGCTGGTTCGATGCCAAGCATGCTCTCTGGTGGCCAAAAGCAGCGTGTCGCTATTGCTCGAAGTCTTGCTATGAAGCCGTTAGCGCTGCTATTTGACGAACCGACCTCAGCGCTCGATCCAGAAATGATCGGTGATGTTTTAAGGATTATCCAGGAGATTGCTAATGATTCTGACCTTACAAGCCTGATCGTGACACATGAAATGAATTTTGCCCGTAAAGTAGCCAACCGCGTTATTTTTATGGCTGATGGTCAAATCCTCGAAGACTCCAAAACAGAAGATTTCTTCAACAAACCAACAAGTGAACGTGCTCAGCAATTTGTTGATCAAGTTTTGGATCATTAA
- a CDS encoding ABC transporter ATP-binding protein translates to MADNTVEKNKKNNSIWSQSIPVHEQLAVVWRLIKMATPAYWMFAGAILFALISTLISGYLPYILQNFMNKQLTNPNTPLNAVISFALGFGAIQIFSAILTYFQNFWYGQASETALNNVRKRLYAKLHQLGMRYFDQVPGGALVTRVMNDTESFFDFWMLLVNLIYAVASIISVYIFMFASDPGLSYWLLLIVPVTLLTIWVYQKYSSSVYRNMRAKLSALNAKLAESINGIETIQNFHQETRMKSEFEKINQEYFDARFHMVKMDSRLLGPMNQLLLGMTTVFILWYLGNQSFTAAVAGGTIYAFTNWIGNIFNPLNNVQQSLSTFQDGVVSGYRAGKILDDTTYEPAQHENANGKITDGKIEFRHVDFSYDGKTTILHDLSFTAEPGQTIALVGHTGSGKSSTINALMRFYEFQKGSILIDGQDIRDLDPVDFREKMGLVLQDSFMFYGDINSNIRMYDDSITDQQIVDAARFVDADKFIDSLPHGYKTPVLEGGSSLSAGQKQLISFARTIVRDPKILILDEATANIDTQTEAAIQRALKNMRTNRTTIAIAHRLSTIKDADLILVLDKGVVVEQGTHRQLLAQKGYYYDLYKMQSMENAGK, encoded by the coding sequence ATGGCAGATAATACTGTAGAAAAAAACAAAAAAAATAACAGCATTTGGTCGCAATCAATTCCAGTACATGAACAGCTAGCTGTTGTCTGGCGTTTGATTAAAATGGCCACACCAGCCTATTGGATGTTTGCCGGCGCGATCTTATTTGCTCTGATCTCAACTTTAATCAGCGGCTATCTGCCTTATATTCTGCAGAATTTCATGAATAAGCAGTTGACTAATCCTAATACACCGCTGAATGCCGTTATCTCATTTGCACTAGGTTTCGGCGCAATCCAAATTTTTTCTGCTATATTAACTTATTTTCAGAATTTCTGGTATGGACAAGCCTCTGAAACGGCTTTAAATAACGTTCGTAAGCGTCTATATGCCAAACTGCATCAACTGGGTATGCGTTATTTTGATCAGGTTCCTGGCGGTGCACTTGTTACACGAGTTATGAATGATACTGAATCGTTTTTTGATTTTTGGATGCTGCTGGTCAATTTAATTTATGCGGTTGCTTCAATCATTAGTGTGTATATCTTTATGTTCGCTTCAGATCCAGGTTTGTCCTATTGGCTGCTATTAATCGTTCCTGTGACTTTGCTGACGATCTGGGTTTATCAAAAGTATTCTTCAAGTGTTTACCGTAATATGCGTGCTAAATTGTCCGCTCTGAATGCTAAATTGGCTGAATCGATCAATGGCATCGAGACCATTCAGAACTTTCATCAAGAAACACGCATGAAGAGTGAATTCGAAAAGATCAATCAGGAATATTTTGATGCACGTTTTCACATGGTCAAAATGGACTCACGGCTCCTTGGCCCGATGAACCAGCTTTTACTTGGTATGACGACAGTGTTCATTCTCTGGTATTTAGGGAATCAGTCCTTTACGGCTGCTGTTGCTGGCGGGACGATTTATGCCTTTACGAACTGGATCGGCAACATTTTTAATCCCTTGAATAATGTGCAGCAAAGTTTGTCGACTTTTCAGGATGGCGTCGTTTCCGGTTATCGTGCAGGTAAGATTCTCGATGATACGACTTATGAACCTGCTCAGCACGAGAATGCTAATGGCAAAATTACTGATGGCAAGATTGAATTTCGCCACGTCGATTTCTCTTATGACGGCAAGACAACTATTCTGCATGATCTTTCTTTTACAGCCGAACCAGGGCAGACGATTGCTTTAGTCGGTCACACCGGTTCTGGGAAATCGTCCACAATTAATGCGCTGATGCGTTTCTATGAGTTCCAAAAGGGCAGTATCTTAATTGATGGACAGGATATTCGAGATCTGGATCCTGTCGATTTTCGGGAAAAAATGGGACTGGTCCTGCAAGACAGTTTCATGTTTTATGGGGACATCAATTCAAATATCCGGATGTATGATGATTCAATTACAGATCAGCAGATTGTAGACGCTGCACGTTTTGTTGATGCAGATAAATTCATTGATTCGCTGCCTCACGGCTATAAAACACCAGTTTTGGAAGGCGGGTCCTCTCTGTCGGCTGGACAGAAACAGTTGATCTCATTTGCGAGAACCATTGTCCGGGATCCAAAAATTCTGATTCTCGATGAAGCGACGGCTAACATTGATACGCAGACTGAGGCAGCTATTCAAAGAGCACTGAAGAATATGCGAACCAATCGAACAACAATTGCCATTGCCCATCGACTGTCGACGATCAAAGATGCTGATTTGATTCTCGTTTTGGACAAAGGCGTTGTGGTCGAACAAGGGACACATCGCCAGTTATTAGCTCAAAAAGGTTATTATTACGATCTTTATAAAATGCAGAGTATGGAAAACGCCGGCAAGTAA
- a CDS encoding ABC transporter ATP-binding protein, translating to MSIFLKLKWFFKEHWRMYAVGIFLLFLTDLSHVIPPYMIGLFTNKVVQRDLTWQYLLVFLLILALLFLSSYVFRYGWNTHIVKGAALLERTLRKRLYDHYMEMDAPFYQKYRTGDLMSHASNDLSSIQRVASGGILMTFDSSANIILVLASMILTVDWRLTLIAIIPLPFLAFGVSLIMPRLRKAFTAYQEGFSKMSDHTQESFLGMKVIKTLGQSKEDIDYFNHQTDEQIKTNSHVARVDSLFDPLATIVMSFSYVLTIILGGEFVLRGTISIGQLVSFAAYLSQLVWPMFALGQLFNVLERGNASYDRVMDLMNEKSAIHDDPNGIAQVKPGELNIRLKGFAYPDGTKTVLKNIDVKVGRGKTLGLVGPVGSGKTTLLRLLLREFDSYDGEIDFSGHDIRDYKLSAYLSSLGYVSQDNFLFSTSIAENIAFSNPKLPQKEIEQVAKLAALHDDILQMPNGYETEVGENGISLSGGQQQRVAIARALIVDPAILILDDALSAVDARTEKEILGALKNQRQDQTTIISASRISSVINADEILVFAHGRVIERGSHAELLAQNGYYADTFHQQEMASHYEAKLTGGDN from the coding sequence ATGAGTATATTTTTGAAGTTAAAATGGTTCTTTAAAGAACATTGGCGGATGTACGCGGTTGGGATATTTTTGCTGTTCTTGACTGACTTGTCGCATGTCATCCCGCCCTACATGATCGGCCTATTTACAAACAAAGTCGTTCAAAGAGATCTGACCTGGCAATATCTGCTGGTGTTTTTGCTGATTCTGGCTTTGCTTTTTCTATCGTCTTATGTTTTTCGTTATGGCTGGAACACGCACATCGTTAAGGGTGCTGCCTTGTTGGAACGGACGCTGCGCAAACGTCTTTACGATCACTACATGGAAATGGATGCACCCTTTTATCAAAAATACCGGACTGGCGATTTAATGAGCCACGCATCTAATGATTTGTCTTCGATCCAGCGAGTTGCTTCCGGCGGCATCTTAATGACTTTTGATTCATCGGCAAACATCATTCTGGTTTTGGCATCAATGATTTTAACCGTTGACTGGCGTTTAACGCTGATTGCGATTATTCCGCTGCCATTTTTGGCTTTTGGTGTCTCACTGATTATGCCGAGACTGCGTAAAGCGTTTACAGCTTATCAGGAAGGTTTTTCCAAGATGTCGGATCATACACAGGAATCCTTCTTGGGTATGAAAGTTATTAAGACGCTTGGCCAGTCTAAGGAAGATATCGATTATTTCAATCATCAGACTGACGAACAGATTAAAACGAATTCGCATGTTGCTCGCGTCGATTCTCTTTTTGACCCGCTGGCAACGATTGTGATGTCCTTTTCATATGTGCTAACGATTATCTTGGGTGGCGAATTTGTTCTGCGGGGGACAATTTCTATTGGCCAATTAGTTAGTTTTGCGGCCTACTTGAGTCAATTGGTCTGGCCGATGTTTGCTTTGGGACAATTATTCAATGTTCTAGAGCGAGGCAATGCTTCTTATGATCGTGTGATGGACTTGATGAATGAGAAAAGTGCTATCCACGATGATCCCAATGGCATTGCCCAGGTCAAGCCAGGCGAATTGAATATTCGTTTGAAGGGCTTCGCATATCCGGATGGTACCAAGACGGTTTTAAAAAATATCGATGTCAAGGTCGGCCGTGGCAAGACCCTGGGTTTAGTGGGCCCGGTGGGATCCGGAAAAACGACATTATTACGCCTGCTTTTGCGTGAATTCGATTCATATGATGGTGAGATTGACTTTTCTGGACACGATATCCGCGATTATAAGCTCTCGGCCTATTTGAGTTCCTTGGGTTATGTCAGCCAGGATAATTTCCTTTTTTCGACCAGTATTGCGGAAAATATTGCTTTTTCAAATCCAAAGCTACCGCAAAAAGAAATCGAGCAAGTTGCCAAATTAGCTGCGCTGCATGACGATATTTTGCAAATGCCGAATGGATATGAGACTGAAGTCGGCGAAAACGGCATCAGCCTTTCTGGCGGCCAGCAGCAGCGTGTTGCCATTGCCCGCGCATTGATTGTCGATCCAGCAATTCTTATTTTAGATGACGCTCTTTCAGCTGTTGATGCTCGTACAGAAAAAGAGATTTTGGGAGCTTTGAAAAATCAGCGTCAAGATCAGACGACAATTATTTCTGCTTCCAGAATTTCTTCGGTTATTAACGCAGACGAAATTCTTGTCTTTGCGCATGGACGGGTCATCGAACGCGGCAGCCACGCAGAACTTCTTGCACAAAACGGCTACTATGCAGATACCTTCCATCAGCAGGAGATGGCCTCTCATTATGAAGCTAAACTGACTGGAGGTGATAACTAA